GTCACCGGGTTCGATCCCGTGGCCCCCACCACCCCGGAGGGCGTGATTCGGGTGGCCACCGCGGCCGAAGCATGTACCGGGGCTGACATCGTCCTGGTGATGACCGGCGCTGCCGCGGCACGCAGCGTGGCGCAGGAGTGCCTGCCGGTCCTTGGCGCCGGCAGTGTCTATGCCGACTTCACATCCTCCTCCCCGGGCGTCATGCAGGAACTTGGACAGCTGCCCACCAAGGCCGGCTTTGCCGACGTCGCCATCCTTGGCCCGGTCTCCGCGCTGGGGGAAAAGACTCCGCTGATGGTGAGCGGTCCAGGCGCCCAGGCCGTTGCCGGCCTGCTGCGTCCCCTCGGCGTGCAGGTTGAAATCGCCGAGGGCGAGCCTGGATCGGCGATGGCCCACAAACTCCTGCGCAGCGTCCTCATGAAGGGCCTGGCATCCGTGGTGGTGGAAGCGGTCACGGCCGGTAAGGCAGCCGGCCTGGAGGACTGGATCCGGGGCCAGATCGCGAACCAGCTGGCAGGCGACGGCCAGGCTGTCATTGACAGGTTCCTCACCGGAACCGCCAAGCACGCCGTCCGCCGCTCCAAGGAAATGCAGGACACCGCCAGCTACCTCTCGGACCTCGGCGTCCCGGCCGAGATGACCACCGCCTCCGCCGCCGCCCTTGCCCGGATGACGCAGGACACGGAGCCGGCCTTGCGCTGACCGCGCAGCAGGGCACAATCAGGAACGGGAAATACGTGATTTCAACAGCAACCGGCATTCCGCCGTCAGGAGCAGCAGCATGATCGGCATCTGGGCACTGGGCGCCTACCTTGCCGTCATCCTGCTTTGGACGACTGCAATCAAGCGCAGCGTGGGGGAGGCCATGATCCTGGGCTTCCTGGTGGTCCTGCCGTTTACCGGGGCCGCCGCGGCGCAGGTTGGGTGGTCGGCCTTCTATTCGGCGGCGACCGACGAGATTGTCTACGCCACCATGGCATTCGTCTTCATGGGCTACCTGTTGGATAAGGGCGGCGTGCTGGATCGGCTGATCGACCTGCTGAACTCGCTGATCGGCGGAGTTAAGGGCGGTCCGGCCTGGGTCTCCACGGTAGCCTCCGCAGGCCTGGGCGGAGTGGTCCACAACCAGGCGGCCATCGCCGCGACGGTGGGCTCAGTGACCATTCCCTGGATGGAAAAGTCCAGGCTCGACAAGCCTGCTGCCGCAACCCTCGTGGCCGGGAACGCCGGCATGGGCATCACCTTTCCGTTCAGTGCCTCCATGTTCGTCCTGGTCGGTTCCGCCACGGTGGGGCCCCTGCTGGACATCAACGCCCTCGTCCTTCCCCTGCTGTTCGGCGGCCTGTGGTGTTTCCTGCACCGGCTCATCGTCACCTGGATGCTCATCAGGAAGAGCGGGATGGCGCCGCTCGACGCCGCCCACCGCCTGTCTGTCCGGGCCGCCTTCGGCCAGGGGTGGGCCACGCTCCTGCTGTTCGTCGTCGTCGCCATTCCCCTGGCCATCACCTCCGGGTTCCTCACCCCGGCGCTCTCGGACTGGACCGGCGGTGACGTCAGCAAGTCCGTCAGCGTCATCGTCTGGATCCCGGTGGTCCTCCTCATCACCGGTGCGCTGTTGGGCAGGAAGCAGCTGCCCCGCACCGGGCGCGACTGGGGAAACCTGCTGCAGGGCTCGGCTCCGCGGTTCGGCATCGTGGGCGTCACCGTGCTCTTCGCCTTCGCCGGAGCCAACGCTCTGGCCGCCACCGGCCTTCCCAAGCAAATGACCGCCCTGCTGAACGGGATGAACCTTCCCCTTTGGCTGCTCGCCATCCTGATCGGGCTGATCGTCATCGCTGTCGCGGCCCCGCTGTCCGCCACGGCCACCATGGCCGCCGTCGGAACGGTCGGCGTCGCCGCCCTCGTCGCGGCCGGTGTTCCGGCCACCACCGCGGCCGTGGCTGTCCTGGTGTTCTCCTCCTGCGAGGCCGCGGTCCCGCCCGGCGGGGCACCGCTCTATGTTGCCTGCGGCATCGCGGACGTCAACCCCATCAAGACCTTCGCCCGCCTGCTCACCCACTATGCGCTGCCCCTGCTGGTCATCGGCGTGCTGATCATCCTCGGCGTCCTGCCGATCTAAGGAACCACCATGAACACATCCCGCAGGATCACCGGAACCGTCTTCACCCTCACCCTCGCAGTCCTCCTCATCGGCGGCGTCCTGTTCGTGGCCGGGCAGGCCGCGGGCCTTGTGGCCGGGCAAAACGGCTGGCTCGAGTTCTTCAACAACGTCATCAAACCGCCCCTCTGCATTGCCGCATCGGCGTGCGCGGTGGCAGGCTTCCTGCTCAGCTACGGGCAGCCCCGGAAAGAGGCCGGGGAGAAACAGGAAGCAACCAGCCGATGACTGCCCACAAACCATTTCCCACCTTCGCGGAACTCCTGGCGAGGGAGGGCAACCTGGCGGGAACATCCTGGGGCCTCTTTCCGGCCCCGGACAGGGGTACACCGTCCTTCATCACCCCCGCGGCCGTCCTGGAAGCCAGGAACAGCATCCGGACCGGCACCGTGTTCGGGTTGGACTATCCCGCTGACGCCTTTGATCCGGGCATGTCGCTCAAACGCGGTGCGCCCCGGCACACCATGTACTCCTCCCATCCGGCCCACCGGGACGACTATCTGGACGGGTACTTCCTCCAGGGATCGACCCAGATTGACGGGCTCCGGCACCGCCGGGCCGATGACGTGGGGTTCTACAACGGCGTCCCGGACCACCGGATCACCGAAGGCACCCGGGACCTGGGGATCCAGGAATGGGCCGAACACCCCATCACTGGCCGGGGCATCCTGGTGGACCTCGACGGATTCCGGAACGGCCTGGGCCAGCCCATAGACCACGCAGCCGGGGAACCTTTGGGCCTTGACCTGCTCCATGCGGCCCTGGAGTCCCAGTCCCTGGCCACGCGTCCCGGCGACATCCTCATGCTCCACACCGGGTGGTGCGAATGGTTCCTCGCGCTGGATCCGGGGGAGAAGCAGCGGCTCCGTGAGAGCCGGAAGGCAACGGGCGTGGCGCAGTCGCAGGAGTTCGTGGCCTGGGCGTGGGACAGCCGGTTTGCCGTGATTGCCGCCGACAACTTTGCCTTCGAGTGCCTCCCCGCGGTCCCGGGAAGCCCCTACCGGGAGTCCGCGTTCAACGACCACGGCATGATGCACCAGCAGCTCCTGGCCAAGCTTGGCCTGCCCCTGGGCGAGCTGTGGCGGCTCGGCCCGCTGGCTCGGCACATGCGCAGCACGGGCAGGTGGGACGCGTTCATCACCATCAAGCCGCTGAACATCACCGGGGGCACGGGCTCCCCGGCCAACGCCACCGCCATCGTGTGAGCTGAGCCCGCCCCGCGTCACGCCGGGCATGCTTTCAGGCAACGCACGACGGCGGGATCCCGGGTTTCCGGGGCTTCCCCGCCTACGGTGGACCGAAAGCGTGCCGTGCGTGACGCCGTCGGCCGCCACAGCAGCCGGTTCCACTGGGCAGAAGCCATTCGTTGCCGCGTGGGCCGGTTGCCGGGCAGGCTGTGTGAATGACGAAGCTGCAGCCCGCCGCCAACCATTCAGGCCTCGACGCCGACGCTGTTGCCTCCGGGATCGAGCCGAACCCCGCCGGGGTCATCGCGCTGGAACCGGCGCTGGCCGGGATCTGGGAACTCACCGCGCCGTACTTGACGGTCCGGGACAACGACGCCCATACCCTGTACGCCTTCGGCCTGGCCCGCGCCCTGCTGGACGCCCACCCGGACGCGGACGCCGCCGTCGTGCTCCCCGCCATCCTGCTGCACGACATCGGCTGGTCACAGGTCCCGCCCGGCGACGTCCTGGCCGCCATTGCACCGGGCGGCGGCAGGCCGGACCTGGTGCTGCTGCACGAAAAGGAGGGGGCGCGCCTGGCCGCGGACATCCTCGCGGAGTGCCGTTATGACCGCACCAGGATCCCCGCCATTCTCAACATCATCGACGGCCACGATTCCCGGCGGGAGGCCCTCTCCATCGAGGACGCAATCGTCAAGGACGCGGACAAGACCTGGCGCCTCAGCCCGCACGGGATCGACACCGTCATGGACTGGTTCGGGCTGGACCGCGGACAGGCCCTGCGGCTCTGCTCCCAGCGCGTGCACGGCCACCTGTTCACCGCAGAGGCCCAGGCCATGGCGCGGGCACTGTCGGCACTGGAATCGGTCACCCTCTGGCCGCAGCGGCAACGCCTGCTTGGCTGAACTGGAAACCGGCGCGGCCCGGAGCCGTTCCCGCGCTTAGACTCTTTCCGGACGCTGCCGGCACCCTGGGCCCAGCGCCAGGAGCGAGGAGGCCCCCATGGCCGGCGGCAGCCGCGACCCCGGACGCACCGTGACGTCCAAAGTGCTGTCCATCCTGGAAGCCTTCGAGACCTCCCGCGGCGCCCTGAGCCTGACCGACATCGCGGACAAATCCGGGCTGCCGCTCAGCACCGCGCACCGCCTGGTGAACGAACTGACGGACTGGGGATTCCTGTCGCGGGAACCGAACGGCCGCTATCAGCTGGGCATCCGGCTGTGGGAGCTGGCGCAGAACACCGGCCGCCAGCTGCGCGATGCCGCCCACCCCTACATCCAGGACCTGTTCTCGCTGACCGGCGAGACGGCACATCTGGCCATCCGGGCCGGCAATGAAGTCCTGTACATCGACCGGGTCTACGGCTCCAAGCGGGTGCCCCGCGCATCCCGGGTGGGCGGCCGCCTTCCCATGTACGCCACCGCCGTCGGGAAAGTCATCCTGGCGTTCGAAGACGACTGGGTGCGCGACGCCTACCTGCACCGGGACCTGGAACGCGCCACCGCCCACACCCACATCGACCCGCAGAAATTCACCGCCGAGCTGGCGGACATCCACGCGCAGGGCTACGCCACCACCCTCGAGGAAGTGCGGCTTGGCTCATGCTCCATCGCGGTCCCGGTGTTCCATACAGGCCGGATTGGCGCCGCCATCGGCCTGGTGCTGCCCACCGCCCAGGCGTCCACCATGACCAGGTACCTTCCCGTCCTCAAGGGCATATCGGCCCAGATCGAAAAGGCCACAGCACGCATCCCCCTGGAGACACTGATCGGCGTCCACAAAGGACCTCGCGGCTGAGGCCATTCGTTTCCGTCCAGTGGAAGCCCGCGCTGTCCCTGCCCGGTGATGTGGACCACACTGGTCACTAAGAACCCCCCGCCGCCCTGAGGCGCCGGACGGAGCCAAAGTCACCAGGAGTCACCATGTCATCGTCGACAGAAACGGCTGGCCGCTGTCCTTTCGGGTACGGCGCCGAAGCCCCCGCCGGGCACCACGGCTACGAACCCTTCCAGATGAAGGATCCCTTCACCGCCTACGCAGAACTCCGGGCCGAGCAGCCCGTGATGTTCGATGAGCGTACCGGCCTCTACGTCGTCTCCCGCTACGACGACATCAAAGCCGTCTTCGAGGACTGGGAAACGTTCTCCAGCGAGAACGCACAGGCCCCGGTCCGGGAGCGGGGACCCGCCGCGAAAAAGATCATGGAGGACGGCGGGTTCACCGCCTACTCCGGCCTGTCCGCCCGCCGTCCGCCGGAGCACACCCGCATCCGCGCCGTGGTGCAGAAGGCCTTCACGCCCCGCCGGTACAAGGCCCTGGAACCGTTCATCCGGCAGAACGTGGTGGACCTGCTCGAAAAGATGCTTTCCCGTGAAGAGCGCCGCGGGGACCTGGTCAAGGACCTGGCCTACGACGTTCCCACGATCACCATCCTCACCCTGATCGGGGCCGACGTTTCCCAGGTGGACACGTTCAAGCGCTGGTCGGACTCCCGGGCCGCCATGACCTGGGGCGACCTCAGCGACGAACAGCAGATCCCGCATGCCCACAACCTGGTGGAGTACTGGCAGGAATGCCTGCGCCTGGTCCGGGTGGCCCACGAACAGGGCGGCGACAACCTCACCGCAGACCTGGTCAAGGCCCAGCAGGACGGCGCCGAGATCTCGGACCACGAGATTGCCTCGGTCCTGTACAGCCTGCTCTTCGCCGGCCACGAGACCACCACCACCCTCATCTCCAACGCCCTGCGCGAGCTCCTGGCGCGACCGGAGCAGTGGCAGCAGCTGGTGGACGATCCTAAGAAGATCCCCGCCGCGATCGACGAGGTCCTCCGCTACGCAGGCTCCATCGTCGGATGGCGCCGCAAGGCCCTGAAAGACACCGAGGTGGGCGGCGTTCCCATCGAGAAGGGCTCGCAGTTGCTGCTCCTGATGGGCTCGGCCAACCGCGATGAAACCAAGTTCACCGCCGGCGAGGACTTCGACATCACCCGGCCCAATGCCCGCGAGCACCTTTCCTTCGGATTTGGCATCCACTACTGCCTGGGCAACATGCTCGCCAAGCTCCAGGCAAAAATCGCGCTCGAGGAAGTGGCCCGGCTCGCCCCCAGGCTGCAGCTCGACGCCCCGGAGGACATCGCCTTCCGCGAAAACCTCTCCTTCCGTGTTCCCGAGACCGTTCCTGTCACCTGGAAGGCCTAAGCACCATGCACAGCAATGACTATGTCCAGTTCTTCGACGGCGGCATTGAGCCGAAGCTTGAAAACCTCGGCGGCAAGGGCGCGTCCCTGGTCACCATGACGTCCGCCGGCATGCCCGTTCCGCCCGGATTCGTCGTCACCACCGCGCAGTTCGATGCCTTCATGGACGAAGCCGGCATCACGGCGAAAATCCACGAACTGCTCGCCGGCCTCGACCCGGAGGACACGCGGCAGGTGGACCAGGTGTCCGCAGCCATCCGCGAGGACATTTGCTCCCGCCCGGTACCGGAGGCCCTGCGCAGTATGACCATTGCCGCTTATGAATCGCTGATGGCCCGCTTCGACGCCCCCGTCCCGGTGGCAGTGCGCTCCAGCGCCACCGCCGAGGACCTGCCGGACGCTTCCTTCGCTTACCAACAGGACACCTACCTTTGGCTGGATGGCGTCAAGGCAGTCACCGACCACATCCGCCAGTGCTGGGCGTCGCTCTACACCTCCCGCGCCATCATCTACCGGCTCAAGAACAGCATCCCCAACGAAGGCCTGTCGATGGCCGTAGTGGTGCAGAAGATGGTCAACTCCAAGGTCTCCGGCGTGGCCATCACCATGGACCCCACCAACGGCGACCGGTCCAAGATCACCATCGATTCCTCCTACGGCGTGGGCGAGATGGTGGTCTCCGGCCAGGTCACCCCGGACAACATCGTGCTGGACAAGGTGACCCTCGCCGTCGTCAGTGAGCACCTGGGCGACAAGCACGCCGAGCTGGTCCCGGACGCCGGTGCCAAAGGGCTGGTTGAACGCGAGGTCGACGACGAACGCCGGGGCCGCCGCAGCCTCACCGACGCCGAGCTCACCGCCGTCGCCCAGATGGCCAAGCGGGCCGAGAAGCACTACAAGTGCCCGCAAGACATTGAGTGGGCCCTCGACGCCGACCTCCCGGACGGCGAAAACCTGCTCCTCCTGCAGTCCCGGCCGGAAACGGTCCACTCCTCCAAGCCCGCACCGGTGACCGCGCCCCAACCGGTCGTCACGGGCGGCTACTTCAGCGGACTGAGCACCCCCGCGCTCAAGCCGACTGCCTGACCCCCATCCGAGGCTTCACCCCCACCAAGGCTCACCGCCGAGCCCTCCTGAAAGGACCGCCATGTCCATGAAGTCGTTCCCCAAGCCCTCCGAGCTGCCGGTTCCCGCCGGGGCCGAAGGCTGGGAAAAGATCTACCCCTACTACCTGGTGTTCCAGGACAAGCTCAAGGAGCAGGAGGACGCCAAGTTCTGGTTCTGCGACAGCCAGCACTGGCCCACCGTGTTCAAGCCCTTCGAGACCATCGGCGGCGAATTCGCGGTCAAGTGCCTGGGCCAGTACAACGCCCGGCACCTGATGATCCCCAACGCCAACGGCATCGAGTTCCGCATCCACCTGGGGTACCTCTACATGTCCCCCATTCCCGTCCCGGAGGATCAGATTGCCGCCCGTGTGCCGCTGTTCGAGCAGCGCGTCGGCCACTACTTCCAGAACTGGGAGCAGCTGCTCAAGGAATGGCACGTCAAGGTCAAGGGCACCATCGCCGAGATGGAGACCATTTCCTTCCCCAAGCTGCCGGACATGGTCCCCATGGAGGACATCACCTCCGGCAAGGGCAAGGACGGCTCCGAGAAGCTCCTGGAAAGCTACGACCGCCTCATCCAGCTGGCCTACCAGAACTGGCAGTACCACTTCGAGTTCCTGAACCTGGGCTACATCGCCTACCTGGACTTCTTCAACTTCTGCAAGCAGGTCTTCCCCAACATCCCGGACCAGTCGATCGCCAGCATGGTCCAGGGCGTGGACATGGAACTGTTCCGCCCCGATGACGAGCTCAAGCAGCTCGCCAAGCTTGCCGTCGAACTGGGCCTCCAGCCCCACTTTGGAAACACGGACGACGTCGAGGCTACTTTGGGTGCCATCGCCGCCGCCCCGGGCGGGGACCGCTGGCTGGCCCAGTACGAAGGTGCCAAGGACCCGTGGTTCAACTTCACCGTGGGCAACGGCTTCTACGGCCACGACAAGTACTGGAACGTGAACCAGGAAATCCCGCTGGGCTACATCGCCGACTACATCCGGCGCGTGGACGAGGGCCAGGAGATTATGCGTCCCGTCGAGGCCCTCATCGCCGAACGCGACCGCATCATCGAGGAATACCGTGACCTCCTTGAAGGCGAGAACCAGGCAGTCTTCGACGCCAAGCGCGGCCTCGCTGCCACCGCCTACCCCTACGTGGAGAACCACAACTTCTACATCGAACACTGGACCATGGGCGTCTTCTGGCGCAAGATCCGCGAACTCTCCCGCATGATGCATGCCGAGGGCTTCTGGACCCAGCCGGACGACCTGCTCTACCTGGGCCGCAACGAGGTCCGCGACGCCCTCTTCGACCTGGTCACCGGGTGGGGCGTGGGTGCCAAGCCCATCGGCCCCGACTACTGGCCCGAGGAGATCGAACGCCGCCGCGGCATCGTGGACGCCCTCAAGACCGCCCGCCCCGCGCCGGCCCTGAACACCCCGCCGGCATCCATCACCGAACCCTTCACCCGGATGCTCTGGGGCATCACCACCGAACAGGTCCAGCAGTGGCTGGGAGCCGGTGAAGAAGTGGAAGGCGGCGGACTGCGCGGCATGGCCGCCTCACCCGGCGTGGTGGAAGGCCTGGCCCGCGTGGTCACCGACGCCGACCAGCTCTCCGAGGTGCAGCAGGGCGAAATCCTGGTGGCCACGGTGACGGCTCCCTCCTGGGGTCCCATCTTCGGCAAGATCAGCGCCACGGTCACGGACATCGGCGGCATGATGAGCCACGCCGCGATCGTGTGCCGCGAATACGGCCTGCCTGCCGTCACCGGCACGGGCTCCGGATCCACCACCATCAAGACCGGCCAGCGGCTGCGTGTGGACGGCACCAAGGGCACGGTCCAGATCCTGGACGCCGAGGACGACCTCGTGGTTGCCGGACCCGGCGCCCACAGCCACAGCCATGTCTGAACGGGACATGCCCTCAGGCGAATATTCCGCTGAAGGCATGAACGAAAAGACGGTCCTTATCACCGGCGCCGCGGGCGGGCTGGGCAGGGCGTTCGCGCTCGGTTTTGCTTACCGTGGATACCGGGTGGCGGTGGCGGACATCAATCTCGAGGGTGCCGAACAGACCGCCAAGCTGGTCCGTGAAGCGGGCGCCCACGCCGCTGCCTTCGCCGCCGACGTGACCGACGTCGACTCCACGGAGCAGCTAGCCGCAAGCTGCGTGGAGTTCGGCAACGGCCGCATCGACGTCGTCCTCAACAACGCGGCGGTGTACGCGGGGGTGA
This region of Arthrobacter sp. DNA4 genomic DNA includes:
- a CDS encoding IclR family transcriptional regulator; the encoded protein is MAGGSRDPGRTVTSKVLSILEAFETSRGALSLTDIADKSGLPLSTAHRLVNELTDWGFLSREPNGRYQLGIRLWELAQNTGRQLRDAAHPYIQDLFSLTGETAHLAIRAGNEVLYIDRVYGSKRVPRASRVGGRLPMYATAVGKVILAFEDDWVRDAYLHRDLERATAHTHIDPQKFTAELADIHAQGYATTLEEVRLGSCSIAVPVFHTGRIGAAIGLVLPTAQASTMTRYLPVLKGISAQIEKATARIPLETLIGVHKGPRG
- a CDS encoding TRAP transporter large permease subunit gives rise to the protein MIGIWALGAYLAVILLWTTAIKRSVGEAMILGFLVVLPFTGAAAAQVGWSAFYSAATDEIVYATMAFVFMGYLLDKGGVLDRLIDLLNSLIGGVKGGPAWVSTVASAGLGGVVHNQAAIAATVGSVTIPWMEKSRLDKPAAATLVAGNAGMGITFPFSASMFVLVGSATVGPLLDINALVLPLLFGGLWCFLHRLIVTWMLIRKSGMAPLDAAHRLSVRAAFGQGWATLLLFVVVAIPLAITSGFLTPALSDWTGGDVSKSVSVIVWIPVVLLITGALLGRKQLPRTGRDWGNLLQGSAPRFGIVGVTVLFAFAGANALAATGLPKQMTALLNGMNLPLWLLAILIGLIVIAVAAPLSATATMAAVGTVGVAALVAAGVPATTAAVAVLVFSSCEAAVPPGGAPLYVACGIADVNPIKTFARLLTHYALPLLVIGVLIILGVLPI
- a CDS encoding cyclase family protein — translated: MTAHKPFPTFAELLAREGNLAGTSWGLFPAPDRGTPSFITPAAVLEARNSIRTGTVFGLDYPADAFDPGMSLKRGAPRHTMYSSHPAHRDDYLDGYFLQGSTQIDGLRHRRADDVGFYNGVPDHRITEGTRDLGIQEWAEHPITGRGILVDLDGFRNGLGQPIDHAAGEPLGLDLLHAALESQSLATRPGDILMLHTGWCEWFLALDPGEKQRLRESRKATGVAQSQEFVAWAWDSRFAVIAADNFAFECLPAVPGSPYRESAFNDHGMMHQQLLAKLGLPLGELWRLGPLARHMRSTGRWDAFITIKPLNITGGTGSPANATAIV
- a CDS encoding PEP-utilizing enzyme, encoding MKSFPKPSELPVPAGAEGWEKIYPYYLVFQDKLKEQEDAKFWFCDSQHWPTVFKPFETIGGEFAVKCLGQYNARHLMIPNANGIEFRIHLGYLYMSPIPVPEDQIAARVPLFEQRVGHYFQNWEQLLKEWHVKVKGTIAEMETISFPKLPDMVPMEDITSGKGKDGSEKLLESYDRLIQLAYQNWQYHFEFLNLGYIAYLDFFNFCKQVFPNIPDQSIASMVQGVDMELFRPDDELKQLAKLAVELGLQPHFGNTDDVEATLGAIAAAPGGDRWLAQYEGAKDPWFNFTVGNGFYGHDKYWNVNQEIPLGYIADYIRRVDEGQEIMRPVEALIAERDRIIEEYRDLLEGENQAVFDAKRGLAATAYPYVENHNFYIEHWTMGVFWRKIRELSRMMHAEGFWTQPDDLLYLGRNEVRDALFDLVTGWGVGAKPIGPDYWPEEIERRRGIVDALKTARPAPALNTPPASITEPFTRMLWGITTEQVQQWLGAGEEVEGGGLRGMAASPGVVEGLARVVTDADQLSEVQQGEILVATVTAPSWGPIFGKISATVTDIGGMMSHAAIVCREYGLPAVTGTGSGSTTIKTGQRLRVDGTKGTVQILDAEDDLVVAGPGAHSHSHV
- a CDS encoding NAD(P)-dependent oxidoreductase, translated to MTACTVIGLGEAGATYAAALAAAGHQVTGFDPVAPTTPEGVIRVATAAEACTGADIVLVMTGAAAARSVAQECLPVLGAGSVYADFTSSSPGVMQELGQLPTKAGFADVAILGPVSALGEKTPLMVSGPGAQAVAGLLRPLGVQVEIAEGEPGSAMAHKLLRSVLMKGLASVVVEAVTAGKAAGLEDWIRGQIANQLAGDGQAVIDRFLTGTAKHAVRRSKEMQDTASYLSDLGVPAEMTTASAAALARMTQDTEPALR
- a CDS encoding PEP/pyruvate-binding domain-containing protein, whose translation is MHSNDYVQFFDGGIEPKLENLGGKGASLVTMTSAGMPVPPGFVVTTAQFDAFMDEAGITAKIHELLAGLDPEDTRQVDQVSAAIREDICSRPVPEALRSMTIAAYESLMARFDAPVPVAVRSSATAEDLPDASFAYQQDTYLWLDGVKAVTDHIRQCWASLYTSRAIIYRLKNSIPNEGLSMAVVVQKMVNSKVSGVAITMDPTNGDRSKITIDSSYGVGEMVVSGQVTPDNIVLDKVTLAVVSEHLGDKHAELVPDAGAKGLVEREVDDERRGRRSLTDAELTAVAQMAKRAEKHYKCPQDIEWALDADLPDGENLLLLQSRPETVHSSKPAPVTAPQPVVTGGYFSGLSTPALKPTA
- a CDS encoding cytochrome P450; this translates as MSSSTETAGRCPFGYGAEAPAGHHGYEPFQMKDPFTAYAELRAEQPVMFDERTGLYVVSRYDDIKAVFEDWETFSSENAQAPVRERGPAAKKIMEDGGFTAYSGLSARRPPEHTRIRAVVQKAFTPRRYKALEPFIRQNVVDLLEKMLSREERRGDLVKDLAYDVPTITILTLIGADVSQVDTFKRWSDSRAAMTWGDLSDEQQIPHAHNLVEYWQECLRLVRVAHEQGGDNLTADLVKAQQDGAEISDHEIASVLYSLLFAGHETTTTLISNALRELLARPEQWQQLVDDPKKIPAAIDEVLRYAGSIVGWRRKALKDTEVGGVPIEKGSQLLLLMGSANRDETKFTAGEDFDITRPNAREHLSFGFGIHYCLGNMLAKLQAKIALEEVARLAPRLQLDAPEDIAFRENLSFRVPETVPVTWKA
- a CDS encoding HD domain-containing protein; translation: MTKLQPAANHSGLDADAVASGIEPNPAGVIALEPALAGIWELTAPYLTVRDNDAHTLYAFGLARALLDAHPDADAAVVLPAILLHDIGWSQVPPGDVLAAIAPGGGRPDLVLLHEKEGARLAADILAECRYDRTRIPAILNIIDGHDSRREALSIEDAIVKDADKTWRLSPHGIDTVMDWFGLDRGQALRLCSQRVHGHLFTAEAQAMARALSALESVTLWPQRQRLLG